The nucleotide window ACCACCGAGTTGTGCCCGAGGCCGGTGTTGGGGCCGAGCAGGAAGAACAGGTTCGGGAACCCGGCGACGGTGATGCCGAGGTGCGTCCGCATCCCCTCGGTCGCCCACTCCTTGCCGAGGTTGCGCCCGTCGCGGCCGACGATCTCCAGGTCGTCGAAGGCGTCGGTGACGTGGAAGCCGGTGCCGTAGATGATGACGTCGGCCTCGTGCTCGACCCCGGCGGCGTCGACGACGCTGTGCTCGCGGACCTCCCGCACGCCGTCGGTCACGACGTCGACGTTGTCGCGGGCCAGCGCCGGGTAGTAGTCGTTGGAGATGAGCACGCGCTTGCAGCCCATCGTGTAGTCCGGGGTGACCTTGCGCCGCAGCTGCGGGTCCTTGATGGCGCGGTCGATGTTGCGCCGGGCGATCCGCTGGCCGAGCTTCATCACCCACGACTGGCCGTTGAAGCCGATCGCGCGGGCTTCGAGCAGCCAGTAGAGCAGGGTGCGGTAGGCGCGCTGGGCCGGCGGGAACGCCTTGAACAGCGCGCGGGCGCGGCCGGACATCTCGTGGTCGGCCTTCGGCATGATCCACGGCGGCGTCCGCTGGAACAGCGTCAGCTCCGCGACCTCGGGCGCGATCTTCGGCACGAACTGGACCGCGCTGGCGCCGGTGCCGATGACCGCCACCTTCTTGCCCGCGAGGTCGACGTCGTGCCGCCACCGCGCGGAGTGGTAGGCCGGGCCCGCGAACCGCTCGATGCCGGGCAGCTCGGGGATCATCGGCAGGTGGAGGGCGCCGACCCCGGCGACCAGCGCGCTCGCGGTGAACTCGTCGCCGCCCCTCGTGGCGACGTGCCACCGGTTCTCCTCGGCGTCCCAGCGGGCGCCGGTCACCTCCTGGCCGAACCGGATGAACCGGCGCAGGTCGTGCTTGTCGGCGACCTCGCGCATGTAGCGCCAGATCTCCGGCTGCGGCGAGTAGGCCCGCGACCAGCCGGGGTTCTGCTCGAAGGAGAACGAGTACATGTGCGACGGGATGTCGCAGGCGCAGCCCGGGTAGCTGTTGTCCCGCCAGGTGCCGCCGACGTCGTGGGCCTTCTCGAGGATGACGAAGTCCTCGCGGCCCTCCTTGCGCAGCTGGATCGCCATGCCGAGACCGGAGAACCCGGTCCCGACGATGACGACCCCGGTCTCCGTGCGGTTGCCCATGACGCCTCCGGGTTCCTGTTACTCGTCGTCCATCTTACTGGGAGTAGGTTACCAGCGGTAGAGTGTGACCCGTGACGACCGCGAAGCGCAAGCGCATGCCCAGGGCCGACCGGATGCGGCAGATGATCGAGGTCGCCGAGCAGGTCTTTTCGACACGCGGCTACGCGGCGGCGTCCATGGACGAGATCGCCGAACTGGTGGGCGTCTCCAAGCCGATGCTCTACGAGTACTTCAACTCGAAGGAAGGCCTGCTGCTGGCCTGCATCCGGGAGTCGCGGGCCGTGCTGCGCGAGGTCACCGAGCAGGCGACCGTCGGCGCGACGGACGCCGAGGACGCGCTGCGGCGCGGCCTGCTGGCCTTCTTCGTCTTCATCCGCGAGCGGCGCCAGGCCTGGTCGCTGCTGCGGCACGAGATGGTGCTGATCGGCACGACGGCCGCCGACGAGGTCGAGGAGACCCGCCGCCAGCAGACCGACCTCATCGCCGCGCTGATGAGCGGCTACTTCGACAGCGGGGACGAACTGCGAGCCGAGGCCGCCGCGGAATTCGTGGTCGGCGCGTGCGAACGGCTCGCGATCTGGTGCGAGCGACACGACGAAGTGAGCCCCGAGACGGCCACCGGATACGCCATGGACGTGCTGTGGAGCGGCTTGCGGAGCCGCGCGCGGTGACGTGCGCGTGCATTAGGCCATGCGGCGACTACTCAGCGCAACCGTGTCCTGTGACACAGAGTTGCTCTACTGTTCCGATGACACGGTAGAAAGTGTGCTGGACTTTCGCGACCTGAGGGAGGGCGAGGGAACCGCGTCACGAAAGCGCGGTGCCCGCGTCACGGTTGTGTAAGGATGTTGGTGAGGGAGAGGGGTGTGAGGCAGATGGTGGAAACGATCACGGCGACGTACGTCCAGGAAGACGCCGACTGGGCCATCAAGGTCAGCGGCCTCGGCAAGGAGCTGACCGCCCGCGCGCCCGGGATCATCGCCGCGCGCGACCGGGCCGACCAGCTGGTCGAGGAGCTCGCCGGCGACGTCAAGACCACGGTGGTGCACCTGCTCAACGGCAGTGCGCTCGACTTCACCAGTGCCTACATGACGGCCCGGCTGACGCTTCCGAAGCTGCCGCCGCTCGAGGTCCCGCCGCCCGGCAGCGTGCCGAAGCAGCAGACCCCGGCCTCGGCGGACAAGAAGCCGCAGCTGCCGCCGAGCAAGCAGCTCCCGAAGGCGGTCGAGGACCGCAAGAGCCCGGCCCCGGCGCCCGCCGCGGAGAGCAAGGCGCCGGCGAAGCAGGCCTGAGCCGCTACTTCAGGAGCTTGCGCACCAGCAGGACCAGCACGAGCACACCCGCACCGATCAGCGGGAACTTCACCTTGGGGTTGTCCAGCTTGGCGCGCACGCCGTCCTTGGCCGCGTCCGCGAGCTTCTTCGGGTCGGCCTTGACGGTCAGCTGGTCGAGCGTCGCCGCCAGAGCGGTCCTAGCCTGCTCGATCTCACGCTCGATCGTCTCGGGATCGCGGGCCACGTGTCCTCCTCGCCGCATGGGACTTCCACGGCCCAACTTAGTCGACCGCCCCGCCGCGTCCGCACGGGCCACGCCGCACCGCTACGCTTCCAGTTGCTGGGGCCCGTAGCCCAATTGGCAGAGGCACACGGTTTAGGTCCGTGCCAGTGAGAGTTCGAGTCTCTCCGGGCCCACCCCCTTCAGCTGCGGAACGTCCGGCGGTAGGTGTCCGGCGGCACCCCGACCGTCCGGTTGAAGTGCCGCCGCAACGTCGTCGCCGTGCCCATGCCGACCGCCTCCGCCACCGCGTCGATGCTCGCGTCGGTGTTCTCCAGCAGCTCCTGCGCGCGCCGGATGCGCTGGTTCAGCAGCCACTGCAACGGCGTCGTGCCCGTCGCTGCCCGGAAATGACGGCCCAGGTGGCGTGAGCTCATGTTCGCCTCGCGCGCCAGGTCCTCCACCGTCAGCGGCCGGTCGAGGCGGGCCGTGATCCACGGGAGCAGCGCGGCCAGCGGGTGGTCGTCGCGGCTCGGGACCGGGGCCGGCACGAACTGGGCCTGGCCGCCCGCCCGGTGCGGGGGCACCACCAGGAGCCGGGCGATCGCGTTGGCCACCGCCGGGCCGTGGTCGGCGCGGACCAGGTGGAGGCACAGGTCCATGGCCGCCGCCTTGCCCGCGGAGGTCAGGACCTGGCCGTTGTCGACGTAGAGCACGTCCGGGTCCACCGTCACCGCCGGGTAGCGGGCGGCGAGGACGTCCGTGTGGGCCCAGTGCGTGGTCGCGCGCAGGCCGTCCAGGAGGCCGGCGGCCGCCAGGACGAACGCGCCCGTGCACAGCGACGCCACCCGGGCACCCCGGGCGTGAGCCGCCCGCACCGCGTCAACCAGGTCGGCAGGCGGGGCGCTGTCGACGTCGGCCCAGCCCGGCACGATCACCGTGTCCGCGCGCGCCAGCCGGTCGAGGCCGTGGTCGGGCTCCAGCAGGAAGCGGCCCACCCGCACCGGGGCCGAGCCGCACACCGCGAAGGCGTACCGCGGATCGTCGCCGAACACCTCGGTGGCGATCGTCAGCTCGAACGACAACATCCCGTCGGTGGCGGCGAGCGCGACAGCGTGCATGTCCGAAAGTGTACGCATCACGTCGTTCCGGACACTGGTGACAGCCCTCGCCGCTCGCCAGGATTACCTCATGACTTCGGTACTGGTTTACGGCGCTTACGGGCACACTGGCCGCTTCGTGGTGGCTGAACTGCGGGAACGCGGCTACGACGTCGTCCTTTCCGGACGGAACGCGGCGAAGCTGCCGGGCGGGCGGCCGACCCCGGTCGACGACCCGGCGGCCCTCGACCGCGCCTTCGACGGCGTCGACGCGGTGATCAACTGCGCCGGCCCGTTCGCCGAAACGGCACCCCCGATCATCGAGGCGGCCATCCGCGCCGGCGTCCCATACGTCGACGTCGCCGCCGAGATCGAGGCGAACATCGACACCCTCGCGCTGACCGCCGACACCGCGGTGGTGCCCGCGATGGCGTTCTTCGGCGGTCTGGCCGACCTGATGGCGACGGCGGCGCTGGGCGACCGGACGGCGGCCGACGAGGTGCACGTCGCCTACGGGCTCAGCGGCTGGCGCCCGACGGCGGGCACCCTCGCCGCCGGCCGGGTGTCCCGGGAACGCCGTGGCAGCAAGCGGATCCGGTACGCGGGCGGCCGGCTGGAGCACCGCGACGACGCCCTGCCGACGAGCGAGTGGGCGTTCCCCGAGCCGCTCGGCACCCGGCCCGTCTTCGGCGAGTTCTCGATGGCGGACATCGTCACGATCCCGCGGCACCTGCGGGTCCGCGACGTCACCAGCTACATGACCGTCGACGCGGCCCAGGGCCTCGCGGCGGCCGGCGAGCGCGACGCGGCCGAGACGTTCGTGGTCGACGTCGTCGTGCGAACCGGGGACGAAGAACGCCGGATCGTCGCGCGCGGCGAAGACATCTACGCGGTGAGCGCGCCGCTCGCGGTGGAGGCGGTGGACCGGATCCTGACCGGGCGGACGAAGGTGAAGGGCGTCGCGACGGCGGGCGAGATGTTCGACGCGGCCGACTTCCTGCGGGCGCTGGCGCCGCACATCACGGTGGAGCACCGGTAGCGGATGCCGCTGTGCAGCGCGGCGGGTACACAGTGGACGGTGCGCCGGGCCCGGACGTCCGATCCGTTCAAGACGCCCCGCCGCGCCGGGTGCGACGCTGGTGGCATGTCCGTGAACCTTCCCGCGGCGGCGGCCTTCCTGGCGACGCACGCCCGCCTCCTCGACCGGCGCCGGTTCGAACTGCTCGACGGCGCGACGACCACCGACGCGGTGCTGGCCGCCGTCGACGGCTACCGCAACCCCGACGGCGGCTACGGCTGGGGCCTCGAGCCGGACCTGCGGGCCCCGGAAAGCCAGCCCGGCGGTGCCCTTCACGCCTTCGAGGTGTTCGAGGAGATCGCCCCGGCCACGACACCGCACGCCGCGCGGCTCTGCGACTGGCTGGCCGCCGCGTCCCGGCCCGACGGTGGCCTGCCGTTCGCGCTGCCCGTCGCGGACCCGGCCGGCTGCGCGCCCTTCTGGGTCCAGGCCGATCCGGCGGAGGCGACGCTGCAGAGCACCGCGTTCACCGCCGGCGTGGCCCTGCGCGTCGCCCGGCACGACCGGGCCGTGCGCGAGCACCCGTGGCTGGCCGCGGCCACGCGGTACTGCTTCCGCGCCATCCGGGAGCTTTCCGCGCCGCCGCACGCGATCGCGTTGTCCTTCGCGGTGCAGTTCGCCGACGCGGCGCACGATCTCCACGAGGAGGCGGCGGAGCTCCTCGCGCACCTCGCCGCGTTCCTCCCGGCCGACGGCCTGGTCCCGGTCGAGGGCGGCTCGGCGGGCGAGACGCTCCGCGCCCTGGACTTCGCCCCGCTGCCGGACCGCCCGGCGCGCGCGTTGTTCGACGACGACGTCATCGACGCCGAACTGCGGCGGCTCGCGGACGAGCAGCAGGACGACGGCGGCTGGCGAGTGGATTTCGCGAGCTTCTCGCCCGCGGCGGCGCTCGAGTGGCGCGGTTACGCGACCGTCCGGGCGGTGTCGGTCCTGCGCCGGCACGACCTGGCCTGAGGTTCTACACGAGCGGCGCCGAGGTTCACCCGACAGTGGCGTGTCTTGAGTGGACGGCCGCCCGCGGCTTCCGGCGTTCGTGCCCGAACGCGTACTGTGACGGTGCAAAAAACCGAACCGGCCCGGAGGTGGAGCATGGCGTCGCGCAACCCGTTGCGCTGGGTCGCCCGCTGGGCGGACTGGTTCGAGGAACGCGGCGTGTACGCGCCCGGCGAGGAGAGCCGCGCGGTCGACCCGGTCCGGGATTTCGGCTGGCTGATGACGGCGTGGGTGGCCGGCGTCGCGATCTTCATCCTGTTGTTCGCGCTCGCGGTTTAAGTGGCATGTGGGCAGTGATTGTCACCAGCCGTGCCGTTCCGGTCACGGATTGGCCACGGGGTGGCACCAGGTGCGCGACAACCCCCGGTTGCGCCTCGTAACCACGCGCGATCACGGCCAGAGTGGAGCGGGTTCGCCCGGCAATCCCCCGTTGCCGACGGCACCCGACCCGCCGACTGGAGTACCCGCAATGGCGCTCGCGCGCACCCGCAAGATCATGTTCGCCGCAGGACTGCTCGGCCTGGCGGTGGCGTGCGGGGCCCCCTCGGCACACGAAGGCACCGCGGCGCTCGGCGCGGCCGGCTCCCCCGCGGGCGCCGGCGCCTCGGCCTCCCCCGTGGGCAACGACCTCAAGTTCGGCGCCGACCACCGGTTCGCCAGTGGCCTGACCATCTCGGTCGGCTCCCCGCAGTCGTTCCGGCCCAGCCCGTCGGCGTACCCGCAGAGCCCGCGCGGCGCGGCCTTCGACGTCCAGCTGACCAACGACGGCTCGACGACGTACAAGCTTTCGGGACTCAACGTCACGGCCACCGCGGGCGGCACGAGTGTCAAGCAGGTCGTGGACACCACCCAGGGCTTCACCGGCATCACCGACGCGGGCAAGGACGTGCTGCCGGGCCGCTCGGTGCACATCACGCTGGCGTTCGCGGTCCCGCGCGAGCAGACGCAGCTGCGCCTGCAGATCCGACCGAGCACGACCGAAGGTGTCGCTGTCACCTACTGCGGCCCCGCCTGACGTTAGGCTCGGGGGCATGACAGAGCGCCTCTCCCCGGGTGACGAAGCCCCGGACTTCACCCTGCCCGACAGCGAGGGCAAGGACGTGTCGCTGCGCGACTTCCGCGGCCAGTCCGTGGTGGTGTACTTCTACCCGGCGGCGAGCACCCCGGGCTGCACCAAGCAGGCCTGCGACTTCCGCGACAACCTCGCCGAGCTGAACGACGCCGGCTACCAGGTCATCGGCATCTCGCCGGACAAGCAGGCCAAGCTCGCGAAGTTCGTCGAGAAGGAAGGCCTGACCTTCCCGCTGCTGGGCGACCCCGAGAAGACGGTCATCGAGGCGTGGGGCGCATACGGCGAGAAGAAGAACTACGGCAAGACGTACATGGGCGTGATCCGTTCGACGCTCGTCGTCGACGCCGACGGCAAGATCGCCCACGCCTTCTACAACGTCCGCGCGGCCGGCCACGTGGCGAAGCTGATCCGGGACCTCGGCCTGGCTGCTTGACGCCCGGACGCGGCCGGCGGGCCGGCGCTGAAGGGGCTAAGCCAGCTCCCGCAGCGCCGGCACCAGCAGCCGCAAAGCCAGGCCCCGGTGCGAAACCGCGTCCTTCTCCGCCGGCTCCATCTCCGCCGACGTCCGGTTCTCCCCGTCCGGCCGGAAGATCGGGTCGTAGCCGAACCCGTTCACCCCGTGCCGTTCGCGCACGAGCGTGCCCCGCCACTCGCCGCGGACCACCGTCTCCTCGCCCGACGGCAGCACCAGCGCCGCCGCGCAGACGAACTGGGCTCCGCGGCGCTCGTCCGGCACGTCACGCAGCTGAGCCAGCACCAGGTCGAGGTTGGCCTCGTCGTCGCCGTGCCGCCCGGACCACCGGGCCGACAGCACTCCCGGCATGCCGTTCAGCGCATCGACCGCAATCCCGGAGTCGTCGGCGATCGTCGGCAGCCCGGTCGCAGCGACCGCGTCGCGCGCCTTCGCCACCGCGTTGCCCTCGAAGTCCGGCGCGGTCTCGGGCGCCTCGGGAAAGTCGGGCACGTCGGCCAGGCCGATGACCTCGAGGCCCGTAAGCCCCTCCGCCGCAACGATCCGCCGAAGCTCGCCGAGCTTCTTCGCGTTGCGGGTGGCCAGAAGCAGCTTCGTCACTTCGAGCCCTTCTTCTTGTCCGGACGCGGCTCCGGCAGCTCGCCCGGGTACGGCAGCGCCAGTGCCTCGTTCTGCAGCCGCGTCAGTTCCGCGCAGCCCGCCAGCGCCATGTCCAGCATCGTGTCCAAAGTGGACCGTGCGAAGGTGGCGCCCTCGCCGGTGCCCTGGACCTCGATCAGCGTGCCCGCGTCGGTCGCCACCACGTTCATGTCGACCTCGGCGCGCGAGTCCTCCTCGTACGGCAGGTCCAGCCGGACCCGGCCGTCGACCACGCCGACGCTCACCGCCGCCACCGAGGACGACAGCGGCTGCGGGTCGTTGAGCCGGTTCGCCGCGCCCAGCCACGTGATCGCGTCCGCCAGTGCCACGTACCCGCCGGTCACCGCGGCCGTGCGGGTGCCGCCGTCGGCCTGGATGACGTCACAGTCGATGACGATCGTGTTCTCGCCCAGCGCCGCCAGGTCGATGCAGGCCCGCAGCGACCGGCCGATCAATCGCGAGATCTCGTGCGTGCGGCCGCCGATGCGACCTTTCACCGACTCGCGGTCACCGCGGGTGTTGGTCGCCGACGGCAGCATCGCGTACTCGGCCGTCACCCAGCCGAGGCCCGAGCCGGCCCGCCAGCGCGGCACGCCTTCGGTGACGCTCGCCGCGCACAGCACCCGCGTGTTGCCGAATTCGATCAGCACCGACCCCGCCGGCCACTGCTGGAACCCCCGGGTGATCTTGATGTCGCGGAGCTGGTCGTCGGTCCTGCCATCTTTACGAGCCACAGGTGCACTCTATGACCGCCGTTCAGACGTCGTAGACGGCACCCTGCTTGACGACCTCGGCACCGGGGAAGCCGGCCGAGGCCTCGGCCAGCACCGCGCCGGCGTCGGTCCACGGCGCGATGTGCGTCAGCAGCAGCCGCCCGACACCGGCGTCGCGCGCCAGCTCGCCGGCCTGCTTGCCGGACAGGTGCACCCCCGCCGGCCGCTCCGCCGAGTCCGTCCAGGACGCCTCGGCGAGCAGCAGGTCGACGCCGTCGGCGAGCTCGTTCAGCGCCGAGCACGGCCCGGTGTCGCCGGTGAACGCCAGGATCCGGCCGCCGTAGGCGATCCGCAGGCCGTACGCCGGGGTCGGGTGGTCGACCTCGACCGCGACGACCTCGAACGGCCCGATCCGGAACGGCTCCGGCCGCAGCGGGCGGAAGTCGTAGACGTCGGAGAGGTCCGTGACGGCCCGCTCGGTCTCGTTGGGCGCGTACGCGTTCGCCAGCCGCGTCGGGGCGTCCGGCGGCGCGTACAGCGGCAGCAGCCGCGGGCGCGCCGGGTACGGCGGCGCCGGGTGGTAGCGCCGCAGGACGGTGAGCGCGCTGACGTCGGCGCAGTGGTCGGGGTGCAGGTGCGTGAGCACGAGCGCGTCCAGGTCGAACGGGTCGGCCACGGCCTGCAGCTGCGCGAGCGTACCGTTGCCGAGTTCGAGGCCGAGCAGGAAGCCCTCGGCCTCGACCAGGTAACCGGACGCGGCGGCGTTCGGCCCGGGGATGCTGCCGGAGCACCCGAGGATGGTCAGTCGCACGACGACACCCTAAGCGTCCACCGCCGCGATCACGCGGTGGTGGGAGCGAGGACACCCGGGGCGAACCCCATGAACCGCTGGGCGAGCCGGGTGAACGGCTCGGCCGACCCGGTGGCGACGAACTCGTGGCGCGGCGCGGTGTCGCGGGTGGCCAGCAGGTCGCGCTCGGTGAGCACCCGGACGAGGTCCTTGGCGGTCTCGTCGGCGCTGCTCACCAGGGTGACTTCCTGGCCCATCACGATCTGCAGCACACCCTGCAGCAGGGGGTAGTGCGTGCAGCCGAGCACGAGCGTGTCGACCTGGGCGTCGAGCAGCGGCTGGAGGTAGCCCTGCGCGAGCCCGAGCACCTGGCGCCCGGTCGTGATGCCGCGCTCGACGAAGTCGACGAACCGCGGGCAGGCGACGCTGGTGAGCGTGATGTCCGGCGCGGCGGCGAAGGCGTCCTCGTAGGCTCGCGACCGCACGGTGCCCTCGGTGCCGATCACGCCGACCCGGCGGGTGTGCGTCGCCACGACGGCGCGGCGCGCGGCGGGCAGCACAACCTCGATCACCGGGACGTCGTAGCGCTCGCGGGCGTCGCGCAGGCAGGCCGCGGACGCCGTGTTGCAGGCGATCACCAAGGCCTTCACGCCGCTCTCCACCAGCTCGTCGAGCGCCGCGAGGGCGTAGCTGCGGGCGGTGGCGATCGGGAGCGGGCCGTACGGGTTGTGCGCCGTGTCGCCGACGTAGCGGAGCTGCTCGGCGGGGAGCTGCTCGAGGATGGCCCTCGCGACCGTCAGCCCGCCGACGCCGGAATCGAACACGCCGATCGGGGCATCAGCGGGCGGAGACGTCACGCTTCGAGGTTACCCGGGGCGGCCTTGCCCGACCGGCGGGTGGTCAGCCAGGCCGCCAGGACACCGGCCAGCGCGCCGAAGAGGTGGCCCTGCCAGGAGACGCCGGGGTTGCCCGGCAGCAGCCCGGCCAGCATGCCGCTCCACACGCCGAGCAGGACGACGGCGACCACGATCTGCCCGGCCGCGCGGTTGAAGAGGCCGCGGACCAGCAGGTAGGCGAGCCAGCCGAAGGCCAGCCCGGACGCGCCGACGGTGACGCCGTCCGCAGGCCCGATCAGCCAGACGCCCAGCCCGGACACCACCCAGATGATGGCCGTGACCAGCGCGAACCGGCCGATCCCGGCGGCCATCGCGAGGAACGAGAACACCAGCACCGGGACGGTGTTCGCGAACAGGTGCGACCAGCCGGCGTGCAGGACGGGGGCGAACAGGACGCCGTCCAGCCCGGACAGCGCCCGGGAATGGATACCGCCCTGGTCGAGGTCGCCGGGCAGGATCACGTCGACCAGCTCGACCAGGTACAGCAGGAGGGTGAACGACAGCGCGACGATCGCGGCCGCCACCGGTTTCGGCGGCAGCACGCGCTTCGCGACGTCGGTTTCCGGGGCGGGGTTCACAGTGCTCACGTCTTCGAGGCTACGTCCGGCCACGGCCCCTTCACCTCGGGTGAAATCCCTGATCCGCGAGTTTTGTCGGTGGTGGCCGCTAGCTTGTCGGGCATGGACGTCACCGGTTATCTCGCGCGGCTCGGCCTCGATCCCGAACCGCCGAGCCTGGCAGCGCTGCGGCGCCTGCACGCGGCCCACGTGGAGCGCGTGCCGTACGAGGCATTGGAGACCCAGCTCGGGCGGCCGACCCCGCTCGAGCCGCCGGCGTCGCTGGCGCGGATCCTGCGGGGCCGCGGCGGCTACTGCTATCACCTGAACGGGGCGTTCTCGGCGCTGCTGCACGCACTCGGCTACCAGGTCACGCGCCATCTCGGCGGGGTGCAGGGCAGTGCGGCGGACGCGCCGAACGTCGACCGCAACCACCTGGCGCTGACGGTCACCGGGCTGCCGGACGCCCCGGAGGTGGCGTGGCTGGTCGACGTGGGGCTCGGAGACGGCCCGCACGAGCCGCTCCCCCTCCGGGAAGGCACCTACGTGCAGGGCCCGCACACCTACCGGCTGCGCCCGTCGGAGGTGGCGCCGGGCGGCTGGCGGTTCGAGCACGACCCCGCGGGCAGCTTCACCGGCATGGACTTCGCGCCCGGCGTCGCGGAGATGGCGGACTTCGCGGAGAAGCACGCCTGGCTGTCGACGGCCCCCGAGTCGGGGTTCGTCCGGGTCTGCGTGGTGCAACGGCGGGACGCGGAGGGGGTCGACAGCCTGCGGGCACGCACCCTCGACCGCCACGGCGTCAAGGAGCTGATCGAGTCACCCGGCGAGTGGTGGGCGGCCGCGGGTGACGTGTTCGGCATCCCGGCGGCGCAGTTCACGGCGGCGGAGCGCGAGCGGCTGTGGCGGCAGTGCGTCGCCCAGCACGAGGCTCACGTCGGCGGCAGGGGCAGCGAGGTGGTGCCGAGCGCGTAGTCCACCGCCGCCTCGGCGTGCAGGCGCGTCGTGGGGAAGGTCGGCACCGGGGCGTCCTCGGGGCCGACGAGCAGCTCGATCTCGGTGCAGCCGTAGATGACGCCCTCGGCGCCCGCGCCGGCCAGCCGCGCGATCACGCCGCGGTACGCCGCTCGTGAGCGGTCTTCGACGACGCCGAGCACCAGCTCGTCGTAGATGATCCGGTGCACGAGCTCGCGGTCCTCGGGCTCCGGCACGAGCACGTCGAGGCCGTGCGCGGCGAGGCGGTCGCGGTAAAAGGGCTGCCCCATGGTGAACCCGGTGCCGAGCAGCCCGACGCGGCGGATCCCGGCGGCCCTGACGGCCGCGGCGGTCGTGTCGCCGAGGTGCAGCAGCGGGATGCCGAGGCCGTCTTCGAGCTGCGCGGCGACCTTGTGCATGGTGTTGGTGCAGAGCACGACGAAGTCGGCGCCCGCGGCCTCGAGCGCCTTGGCGGCCCGGTTCAGCTCGGCGCCGGCCTCGTCCCAGCGGCCGTCGGCCTGCAGCCGCTCGATGGCGGCGAAGTCGACGGAGTAGAGCACAGTGTGCGCGGAGTGGAACCCGCCGAGAAGGGCTTTCACCCGCTCGTTGACGAGCCGGTAGTACTCCGCGGACGACTCCCAGCTCATCCCGCCGAGCAACCCGATGACCTTCATGCCATCAGGATGCCTAAGCCCAGAGCTGCCCGTCGAGCCGCTCGGCCGCCTCGTCCAGCGAGCCCGCGTAGGCGCCCGTCGAGAGGTACTTCCACCCGGCGTCCGCGACGACGAACGCGACATCCGCCTGCTCGCCGCGCGCCGCGGCCTTCTCGGCCACCGCCAGCGCCGCGTGCAGCACCGCGCCCGTCGAGATGCCCGCGAAGATGCCTTCGTGCTCCAGCAGCTCGCGGGTGCGGCGCAGGGCGTCGTACGCGCCCACGGAGTAGCGCCCGTTGAGCACCGAAGCGTCATACAGCTCCGGCACGAACCCTTCGTCGAGGTTGCGCAGGCCGTACACCAGCTCG belongs to Amycolatopsis tolypomycina and includes:
- a CDS encoding flavin-containing monooxygenase, whose protein sequence is MGNRTETGVVIVGTGFSGLGMAIQLRKEGREDFVILEKAHDVGGTWRDNSYPGCACDIPSHMYSFSFEQNPGWSRAYSPQPEIWRYMREVADKHDLRRFIRFGQEVTGARWDAEENRWHVATRGGDEFTASALVAGVGALHLPMIPELPGIERFAGPAYHSARWRHDVDLAGKKVAVIGTGASAVQFVPKIAPEVAELTLFQRTPPWIMPKADHEMSGRARALFKAFPPAQRAYRTLLYWLLEARAIGFNGQSWVMKLGQRIARRNIDRAIKDPQLRRKVTPDYTMGCKRVLISNDYYPALARDNVDVVTDGVREVREHSVVDAAGVEHEADVIIYGTGFHVTDAFDDLEIVGRDGRNLGKEWATEGMRTHLGITVAGFPNLFFLLGPNTGLGHNSVVFMIEAQISYVAEALRLARGRAIEPKPEVQERFNAQIQRKLAKGIWTRGGCKSWYLDAKGVNRTIWPGFTWRYWLDTRKVRREDFLVG
- a CDS encoding TetR/AcrR family transcriptional regulator, with translation MRQMIEVAEQVFSTRGYAAASMDEIAELVGVSKPMLYEYFNSKEGLLLACIRESRAVLREVTEQATVGATDAEDALRRGLLAFFVFIRERRQAWSLLRHEMVLIGTTAADEVEETRRQQTDLIAALMSGYFDSGDELRAEAAAEFVVGACERLAIWCERHDEVSPETATGYAMDVLWSGLRSRAR
- a CDS encoding DUF3618 domain-containing protein yields the protein MARDPETIEREIEQARTALAATLDQLTVKADPKKLADAAKDGVRAKLDNPKVKFPLIGAGVLVLVLLVRKLLK
- a CDS encoding helix-turn-helix domain-containing protein — protein: MHAVALAATDGMLSFELTIATEVFGDDPRYAFAVCGSAPVRVGRFLLEPDHGLDRLARADTVIVPGWADVDSAPPADLVDAVRAAHARGARVASLCTGAFVLAAAGLLDGLRATTHWAHTDVLAARYPAVTVDPDVLYVDNGQVLTSAGKAAAMDLCLHLVRADHGPAVANAIARLLVVPPHRAGGQAQFVPAPVPSRDDHPLAALLPWITARLDRPLTVEDLAREANMSSRHLGRHFRAATGTTPLQWLLNQRIRRAQELLENTDASIDAVAEAVGMGTATTLRRHFNRTVGVPPDTYRRTFRS
- a CDS encoding saccharopine dehydrogenase NADP-binding domain-containing protein; the encoded protein is MTSVLVYGAYGHTGRFVVAELRERGYDVVLSGRNAAKLPGGRPTPVDDPAALDRAFDGVDAVINCAGPFAETAPPIIEAAIRAGVPYVDVAAEIEANIDTLALTADTAVVPAMAFFGGLADLMATAALGDRTAADEVHVAYGLSGWRPTAGTLAAGRVSRERRGSKRIRYAGGRLEHRDDALPTSEWAFPEPLGTRPVFGEFSMADIVTIPRHLRVRDVTSYMTVDAAQGLAAAGERDAAETFVVDVVVRTGDEERRIVARGEDIYAVSAPLAVEAVDRILTGRTKVKGVATAGEMFDAADFLRALAPHITVEHR
- the bcp gene encoding thioredoxin-dependent thiol peroxidase produces the protein MTERLSPGDEAPDFTLPDSEGKDVSLRDFRGQSVVVYFYPAASTPGCTKQACDFRDNLAELNDAGYQVIGISPDKQAKLAKFVEKEGLTFPLLGDPEKTVIEAWGAYGEKKNYGKTYMGVIRSTLVVDADGKIAHAFYNVRAAGHVAKLIRDLGLAA
- the rdgB gene encoding RdgB/HAM1 family non-canonical purine NTP pyrophosphatase produces the protein MTKLLLATRNAKKLGELRRIVAAEGLTGLEVIGLADVPDFPEAPETAPDFEGNAVAKARDAVAATGLPTIADDSGIAVDALNGMPGVLSARWSGRHGDDEANLDLVLAQLRDVPDERRGAQFVCAAALVLPSGEETVVRGEWRGTLVRERHGVNGFGYDPIFRPDGENRTSAEMEPAEKDAVSHRGLALRLLVPALRELA
- the rph gene encoding ribonuclease PH — translated: MARKDGRTDDQLRDIKITRGFQQWPAGSVLIEFGNTRVLCAASVTEGVPRWRAGSGLGWVTAEYAMLPSATNTRGDRESVKGRIGGRTHEISRLIGRSLRACIDLAALGENTIVIDCDVIQADGGTRTAAVTGGYVALADAITWLGAANRLNDPQPLSSSVAAVSVGVVDGRVRLDLPYEEDSRAEVDMNVVATDAGTLIEVQGTGEGATFARSTLDTMLDMALAGCAELTRLQNEALALPYPGELPEPRPDKKKGSK
- a CDS encoding MBL fold metallo-hydrolase; translated protein: MRLTILGCSGSIPGPNAAASGYLVEAEGFLLGLELGNGTLAQLQAVADPFDLDALVLTHLHPDHCADVSALTVLRRYHPAPPYPARPRLLPLYAPPDAPTRLANAYAPNETERAVTDLSDVYDFRPLRPEPFRIGPFEVVAVEVDHPTPAYGLRIAYGGRILAFTGDTGPCSALNELADGVDLLLAEASWTDSAERPAGVHLSGKQAGELARDAGVGRLLLTHIAPWTDAGAVLAEASAGFPGAEVVKQGAVYDV